One window of the Clostridium sp. MB40-C1 genome contains the following:
- the rpmG gene encoding 50S ribosomal protein L33, which produces MRVKVTLACTECKQRNYNTMKNKKNDPERLEMNKYCKFCQKHTLHKETK; this is translated from the coding sequence ATGAGAGTAAAAGTGACTTTAGCATGTACAGAATGTAAGCAAAGAAATTATAATACAATGAAAAATAAAAAGAATGATCCAGAAAGATTAGAAATGAACAAGTATTGTAAGTTCTGCCAGAAACACACACTTCACAAAGAAACAAAATAG
- the rplK gene encoding 50S ribosomal protein L11 produces MAKKVMGMIKLQLPAGKATPAPPVGPALGQHGVNIMAFCKEYNAKTANQAGMTIPVIISVYQDRSFSFILKTPPAAVLIKKAVGLDSGSGEPNRKKVGKLTQAQLREIAEAKMPDLNAGSVETAMSMIAGTARSMGITVEE; encoded by the coding sequence ATGGCAAAAAAAGTAATGGGAATGATAAAACTTCAACTTCCTGCAGGAAAGGCAACTCCAGCTCCACCAGTTGGTCCAGCATTAGGTCAACACGGAGTTAACATTATGGCATTCTGTAAAGAGTACAATGCTAAAACTGCAAATCAGGCTGGAATGACAATCCCAGTTATAATTTCAGTATACCAAGATAGATCTTTCAGCTTTATATTAAAAACTCCTCCAGCAGCAGTTTTAATTAAAAAAGCAGTTGGATTAGACAGTGGTTCAGGAGAACCAAACAGAAAGAAAGTTGGTAAATTAACTCAAGCTCAATTAAGAGAAATAGCTGAAGCAAAGATGCCTGATTTAAATGCAGGATCAGTAGAAACAGCAATGAGTATGATAGCTGGTACAGCTAGAAGTATGGGTATAACAGTAGAAGAATAG
- the rplJ gene encoding 50S ribosomal protein L10: protein MSKNRQLKQAKVQEIKEKLEKAEAVVLADYQGLTVEEDTQLRKNFRESGVEYKIYKNTLVALAAKELGIEGLEQYLKGPVSIAMSYDDATAPARILNNFAKDHKKLELKAGLVQGTVYDETKIKEVASIPPKEILIAKLLGSLKAPMSNFVYLLNAIKEKNESAESAE, encoded by the coding sequence ATAAGCAAAAATAGACAATTAAAACAAGCTAAGGTTCAAGAGATAAAAGAAAAACTTGAAAAAGCAGAGGCTGTTGTTCTTGCTGATTATCAAGGATTAACTGTAGAAGAAGATACTCAACTTAGAAAAAACTTTAGAGAATCAGGCGTAGAGTATAAAATTTATAAAAATACATTGGTTGCTTTAGCAGCTAAAGAATTAGGAATCGAAGGTTTAGAACAGTACCTAAAAGGACCAGTTTCTATTGCTATGTCATATGATGACGCTACAGCGCCAGCAAGAATTCTTAACAATTTTGCTAAAGATCATAAAAAATTAGAATTGAAAGCTGGATTAGTTCAAGGTACAGTATATGATGAAACTAAGATTAAAGAAGTTGCATCAATACCACCAAAAGAAATACTTATTGCAAAATTACTTGGAAGCTTAAAAGCTCCAATGTCAAATTTTGTTTACTTATTAAATGCAATAAAGGAAAAAAACGAGTCAGCTGAAAGTGCTGAATAG
- the secE gene encoding preprotein translocase subunit SecE, whose amino-acid sequence MAVNEKKQVKEPSSIEVGKFFKEVKAETKRITWPPKNEVKKSTLIVLFFCVASAVIIGLMDYGFQGLFKLIFTK is encoded by the coding sequence ATGGCTGTTAATGAAAAAAAACAGGTTAAAGAGCCATCATCTATAGAAGTGGGTAAGTTCTTTAAGGAAGTAAAGGCAGAAACAAAGAGAATAACTTGGCCTCCTAAGAATGAAGTTAAAAAATCCACATTAATTGTTTTGTTTTTTTGTGTTGCTAGTGCAGTAATAATTGGATTGATGGATTATGGATTTCAAGGCCTTTTTAAGCTTATTTTCACTAAATAA
- the rplL gene encoding 50S ribosomal protein L7/L12 encodes MTREEIIQGIKEMSVLELNELVKACEEEFGVSAAAPVAVAGGAVAGGAAAEEKTEFDVVLASAGSQKIKVIKIVRELTGLGLKEAKEIVDGAPKTVKEAVAKEAADEMKAKLEEVGATIELK; translated from the coding sequence ATGACAAGAGAAGAAATCATTCAAGGTATAAAAGAAATGTCAGTATTAGAATTAAACGAATTAGTAAAAGCATGTGAGGAAGAATTTGGAGTAAGTGCTGCTGCACCAGTTGCAGTTGCAGGTGGAGCAGTTGCAGGCGGAGCTGCTGCAGAAGAAAAAACTGAATTTGACGTAGTTTTAGCTAGTGCGGGTTCACAAAAAATCAAAGTTATCAAAATCGTTAGAGAATTAACTGGATTAGGATTAAAAGAAGCTAAAGAAATAGTTGATGGAGCTCCAAAGACAGTTAAAGAAGCAGTAGCTAAAGAAGCTGCAGATGAAATGAAAGCAAAACTTGAAGAAGTTGGTGCTACTATAGAATTAAAATAA
- a CDS encoding NYN domain-containing protein gives MRNVFVDGYNVINSWPELNTIKEYSFEAARTKLIEEMLNYSSYNGYKVFLVFDAHLLKGSIEKKEKVDNVIIIFTKEGETADSFIERYVNSIGRKVEVCVVTSDCLEQQVVFQRGAIRMSSIEFYSEVCNTRSNINKKTKKSTGVDRILIEDRISGEILEKLQKIRKSH, from the coding sequence GTGAGAAATGTATTTGTTGATGGATACAATGTAATTAATAGTTGGCCTGAACTAAATACCATTAAAGAATATAGTTTTGAAGCCGCTCGAACGAAACTTATAGAGGAAATGTTGAATTATTCATCGTACAATGGGTATAAAGTGTTTTTGGTTTTTGATGCACATCTTCTCAAAGGAAGTATAGAAAAAAAAGAAAAGGTCGATAATGTTATTATAATCTTCACAAAGGAAGGTGAAACAGCGGATAGTTTTATTGAAAGATATGTAAATTCAATAGGTAGAAAAGTTGAAGTTTGTGTTGTTACATCAGATTGTCTTGAACAACAGGTTGTTTTTCAAAGAGGTGCTATAAGAATGTCGTCTATTGAATTTTATAGTGAAGTATGTAATACTCGCAGTAATATAAATAAAAAAACTAAAAAAAGTACTGGTGTGGATAGAATTTTAATAGAAGATAGAATAAGTGGAGAAATTTTAGAAAAATTACAAAAAATTAGAAAAAGTCACTAA
- the rplA gene encoding 50S ribosomal protein L1, translated as MAKRGKDYQESLKLIDRDALYTPSEAMDLVLKTAKAKFDETVELSVRLGVDPRHADQQVRGTVVLPNGTGKTVRALVFAKGDKAKEAEAAGADYVGAEEYIEKIQKENWFEFDVVVATPDMMGLVGRLGRVLGPKGLMPNPKSGTVTFDVAKAIAEIKAGKVEYRVDKTAIVHVPIGKKSFGNEKLNQNYTTLMEALIKAKPASAKGQYIKSVSLSSTMGPGVKINPGKVIE; from the coding sequence ATGGCAAAAAGAGGTAAGGACTATCAAGAAAGCTTGAAGCTTATAGATAGAGATGCTTTATACACACCTTCAGAAGCTATGGACCTTGTTTTAAAAACTGCAAAAGCTAAATTTGATGAAACTGTAGAACTTTCTGTAAGACTTGGTGTTGATCCAAGACATGCAGACCAACAAGTTAGAGGAACAGTAGTACTTCCTAACGGTACAGGTAAAACAGTTAGAGCTTTAGTTTTTGCAAAAGGTGATAAGGCTAAAGAAGCAGAAGCTGCAGGAGCAGATTATGTTGGAGCAGAAGAATATATAGAAAAAATACAAAAAGAAAACTGGTTCGAATTTGATGTGGTTGTTGCTACACCAGATATGATGGGATTAGTAGGTAGATTAGGTAGAGTGTTAGGACCTAAAGGATTAATGCCTAACCCTAAATCAGGAACAGTAACATTTGATGTTGCTAAAGCTATAGCAGAAATCAAAGCTGGTAAAGTTGAATATAGAGTAGATAAAACTGCAATTGTTCACGTTCCAATAGGAAAGAAATCTTTTGGAAATGAAAAGCTTAATCAAAACTATACTACTTTAATGGAAGCTTTAATTAAAGCTAAACCAGCATCAGCAAAAGGACAATACATTAAATCTGTGTCTTTATCAAGCACTATGGGACCTGGAGTAAAAATAAATCCAGGAAAAGTTATAGAATAG
- the tuf gene encoding elongation factor Tu, whose translation MARQKFERTKPHVNIGTIGHVDHGKTTTTAAITMTLAKTGGAQVQNYEDIDKAPEEKERGITINTSHVEYETDNRHYAHVDCPGHADYVKNMITGAAQMDGAILVVSAADGPMPQTREHILLASRVGVNHIVVFLNKSDQVDDPELLELVEMEVRELLSEYGFDGDGCPVVTGSALKAIEEGDDQCILDLMAAVDEYIPTPERATDQPFLMPVEDVFTITGRGTVATGRVERGILHVGDELQIIGMKEEIGKTTCTGVEMFRKMLDEAMAGDNIGALLRGVQRDDIERGQVLAKPGTVTPHKKFVGQVYVLKKEEGGRHTPFFNGYRPQFYFRTTDVTGSIALPEGVEMVMPGDHIDMNVELITQVAMEPNLRFAIREGGRTVGSGVVTTIIE comes from the coding sequence ATGGCAAGACAAAAGTTTGAAAGAACAAAGCCACATGTAAACATAGGAACAATAGGACACGTAGACCATGGTAAGACAACAACAACAGCAGCGATCACAATGACATTAGCAAAAACAGGTGGAGCACAAGTACAAAACTACGAAGATATAGACAAAGCACCAGAAGAAAAAGAAAGAGGAATCACAATCAATACATCACACGTTGAGTATGAAACAGACAACAGACACTATGCACACGTTGACTGTCCAGGACATGCTGACTATGTAAAGAACATGATCACAGGAGCAGCACAAATGGATGGAGCAATCTTAGTAGTATCAGCAGCAGATGGTCCAATGCCACAAACAAGAGAACATATACTACTAGCATCAAGAGTTGGAGTTAACCACATAGTAGTATTTTTAAACAAATCAGACCAAGTAGATGATCCAGAATTATTAGAATTAGTAGAAATGGAAGTAAGAGAATTATTAAGTGAATATGGATTTGATGGAGATGGATGTCCAGTAGTAACAGGATCAGCTTTAAAAGCAATAGAAGAAGGCGATGATCAATGTATACTAGACTTAATGGCAGCAGTAGATGAATATATACCAACACCAGAAAGAGCTACAGACCAACCATTCTTAATGCCAGTAGAAGATGTATTCACAATTACAGGAAGAGGAACAGTTGCAACAGGAAGAGTAGAAAGAGGAATTCTTCATGTAGGAGATGAACTACAAATCATCGGAATGAAAGAAGAAATAGGAAAGACAACATGTACAGGAGTAGAAATGTTCAGAAAGATGCTTGACGAAGCAATGGCTGGAGATAACATCGGAGCATTATTAAGAGGTGTTCAAAGAGATGATATCGAAAGAGGTCAAGTATTAGCAAAACCAGGAACAGTAACTCCACACAAAAAATTTGTAGGTCAAGTTTACGTATTAAAGAAAGAAGAAGGTGGAAGACACACTCCATTCTTTAACGGATACAGACCACAATTCTATTTCAGAACAACAGACGTAACAGGATCAATCGCATTACCAGAAGGAGTAGAAATGGTTATGCCAGGAGATCACATAGATATGAATGTTGAATTAATAACACAAGTAGCAATGGAACCAAACCTAAGATTCGCTATCAGAGAAGGTGGAAGAACAGTAGGTTCAGGAGTTGTTACTACTATAATAGAATAG
- the nusG gene encoding transcription termination/antitermination protein NusG, with protein sequence MAEKARWYVVHTYSGYENKVKVNLEKTIDNRGLNDLIHDIQVPMEEVVEVKDGKKKITQKKVFPGYVLVNMIMTDESWYIVRNTRGVTGFVGPGSKPVPLTEDEVLAMGIAQKVVDMDIEVGESVKVISGPLENFVALIQEINLEKHKIKGLVNMFGRETPVELDFNQIEKLD encoded by the coding sequence ATGGCAGAAAAAGCAAGATGGTATGTTGTGCATACCTATTCTGGATATGAAAATAAAGTAAAAGTTAATTTAGAAAAAACGATTGATAATAGAGGATTAAATGATTTAATCCATGATATACAAGTTCCGATGGAAGAGGTTGTTGAAGTTAAAGATGGCAAAAAAAAGATAACTCAAAAGAAAGTATTTCCTGGATATGTGCTTGTTAATATGATAATGACAGATGAGTCTTGGTACATAGTAAGAAATACAAGAGGGGTTACAGGATTTGTAGGCCCTGGATCTAAACCAGTTCCACTTACTGAAGATGAAGTGTTAGCTATGGGAATAGCTCAAAAAGTTGTTGACATGGATATTGAAGTAGGTGAAAGTGTCAAGGTTATATCAGGTCCATTGGAAAATTTCGTTGCATTAATTCAAGAAATTAATCTCGAAAAACATAAGATTAAAGGTTTAGTTAATATGTTTGGCAGGGAAACTCCTGTTGAACTTGATTTTAATCAAATAGAAAAATTAGATTAA
- the rlmB gene encoding 23S rRNA (guanosine(2251)-2'-O)-methyltransferase RlmB, whose protein sequence is MKNNKEANEREKSLREDLIEGRNAVLEALKSDRTIEYVLIASGNITGSINKIIAVARENKVVIKEVDRKKLDSISVTGSHQGVMAVVTPYKYCEVEDIIEYAKDKNEKPFILVLDEIEDPHNLGSIIRTAEICGAHGIVIPKRRNVGVTPIVYKTSAGAVEHMKIAKVSNINNAIDKLKENGIWVYGADMQGENYCFQSDFSGAIALVIGSEGKGISKLTKNKCDVLVKIPMVGQITSLNASVAAGILMYEILRQKME, encoded by the coding sequence ATGAAGAACAATAAAGAAGCCAATGAAAGAGAGAAGAGTTTAAGAGAAGACTTGATAGAAGGAAGAAATGCTGTATTAGAAGCTTTAAAAAGCGATAGAACAATTGAGTATGTATTGATAGCTAGTGGAAATATAACAGGATCAATTAATAAAATTATAGCAGTAGCAAGAGAAAATAAGGTTGTAATAAAAGAAGTAGATAGAAAAAAACTTGATAGTATCTCTGTAACAGGATCTCATCAGGGGGTAATGGCTGTTGTTACACCATATAAATATTGTGAAGTAGAGGATATTATAGAGTATGCTAAAGATAAGAATGAGAAACCTTTTATATTAGTTTTAGATGAAATAGAAGATCCTCATAATTTAGGTTCAATAATACGAACTGCTGAAATTTGTGGAGCTCATGGAATTGTAATACCTAAAAGAAGAAATGTTGGAGTTACACCAATAGTTTATAAAACTTCGGCAGGGGCCGTTGAACATATGAAAATAGCTAAAGTATCTAATATAAATAATGCTATTGATAAACTTAAGGAAAATGGAATATGGGTTTATGGTGCAGATATGCAGGGAGAAAATTACTGTTTTCAATCAGATTTTTCGGGGGCTATAGCTTTAGTAATAGGAAGCGAAGGCAAGGGTATTTCAAAGCTTACAAAAAATAAATGTGATGTCCTTGTAAAGATACCTATGGTAGGTCAGATAACATCTTTGAATGCTTCTGTGGCGGCTGGAATATTAATGTATGAAATATTAAGGCAAAAAATGGAATAG
- the sigH gene encoding RNA polymerase sporulation sigma factor SigH, with the protein MSNNIEASVNSIELNQMLDEEIAIKAKNGNGEAQEYLINKYKNFVKAKAKSYFLIGADKEDIYQEGMIGLYKAIRDFKSDKLSSFKAFAELCVTRQIITAIKTATRQKHIPLNTYISLNKPIYDEESDRTLLDILSAVKVSDPEEVVISKEEVIKIENEIEGVLSELEYEVLNSYLEGKSYQEIACDLDRHSKSIDNALQRVKRKLEKCLNKR; encoded by the coding sequence TTGTCAAATAATATTGAAGCGAGTGTTAATAGCATTGAATTAAATCAGATGTTAGATGAAGAAATAGCTATAAAAGCTAAGAATGGTAATGGTGAAGCACAAGAATATTTGATAAATAAATACAAGAACTTTGTTAAAGCTAAAGCGAAATCTTATTTTTTAATAGGTGCAGATAAGGAAGATATTTATCAAGAAGGAATGATAGGCTTATATAAGGCTATTAGGGATTTTAAATCAGATAAACTATCTTCTTTTAAGGCATTTGCTGAACTATGTGTTACAAGACAAATTATAACTGCAATTAAAACAGCTACTAGACAAAAGCATATACCTCTTAATACATATATTTCTTTAAACAAACCGATTTATGATGAGGAATCAGATAGAACTTTATTAGATATATTATCGGCTGTTAAAGTATCTGATCCGGAAGAGGTAGTTATAAGTAAAGAAGAAGTAATAAAAATTGAAAACGAAATTGAAGGGGTTTTATCGGAACTAGAGTATGAGGTGTTAAATTCCTACCTAGAAGGAAAGTCCTATCAAGAAATTGCTTGTGATTTAGATAGACATTCTAAATCTATTGACAATGCTTTACAAAGGGTAAAAAGAAAATTGGAAAAATGCTTAAATAAAAGATAA